In Halosegnis marinus, one genomic interval encodes:
- a CDS encoding aldo/keto reductase, with protein MHYRELGDSGVEVSEVGFGAWVVGTDWWGDRDEADALEMVEYALDAGITYFDTGDVYGHGRSEELLGKVLAERGDEMTVGTKVGYDFYNNPQAGHGELPKDYSVEYLREAVEGSLDRLGVDHVDYLQLHNPDVAELTPAVLELLDELREEDVADAIGVALGPSIGWLAEGDFAIEEEFDGVQYVGNMLEQDVHRHFVETVEHTGSSTSLIPRVPHSSGLLNEQVTPDTELEAGDHRGFRPDEWYDTGFEKVEALRFLERDGERTMGQAALQWLLSFDAVASVTPTFRSTDDIDEWAAAPETPALSDEERDRVADLYATDFGVDRFDGMEKEDYRTSVGGEDLRGAGILGD; from the coding sequence ATGCATTACCGCGAACTCGGCGATTCGGGGGTCGAGGTGAGCGAGGTCGGCTTCGGCGCGTGGGTCGTCGGCACGGACTGGTGGGGCGACCGCGACGAGGCCGACGCGCTGGAGATGGTCGAGTACGCGCTCGACGCGGGCATCACGTACTTCGACACGGGCGACGTGTACGGCCACGGCCGCTCGGAGGAGCTGCTCGGGAAGGTGCTCGCGGAGCGCGGCGACGAGATGACCGTCGGCACGAAGGTCGGCTACGACTTCTACAACAACCCGCAGGCCGGCCACGGCGAGCTGCCGAAGGACTACTCCGTCGAGTACCTCCGCGAGGCCGTCGAGGGGTCGCTCGACCGCCTCGGCGTCGACCACGTCGACTACCTCCAGCTCCACAACCCCGACGTGGCGGAGCTGACGCCCGCGGTCCTCGAACTGCTCGACGAGCTTCGCGAGGAGGACGTGGCGGACGCCATCGGCGTCGCGCTCGGCCCCTCCATCGGCTGGCTCGCCGAGGGGGACTTCGCCATCGAGGAGGAGTTCGACGGCGTCCAGTACGTCGGTAACATGCTCGAACAGGACGTCCACCGCCACTTCGTCGAGACGGTCGAGCACACGGGGTCGAGCACCTCCCTGATTCCGCGCGTTCCCCACTCCTCGGGGCTGCTGAACGAGCAGGTGACGCCCGACACGGAACTGGAGGCCGGCGACCACCGCGGCTTCCGCCCGGACGAGTGGTACGACACCGGCTTCGAGAAGGTGGAGGCGCTGCGGTTCCTCGAGCGCGACGGCGAGCGCACGATGGGACAGGCCGCGCTCCAGTGGCTCCTCTCGTTCGACGCCGTCGCGAGCGTCACTCCGACGTTCCGCTCGACGGACGACATCGACGAGTGGGCCGCCGCGCCGGAGACGCCCGCGCTCTCCGACGAGGAGCGCGACCGCGTCGCCGACCTCTACGCGACGGACTTCGGCGTCGACCGCTTCGACGGCATGGAGAAGGAGGACTACCGCACGAGCGTCGGCGGCGAGGACCTGCGCGGCGCGGGCATCCTGGGCGACTGA
- a CDS encoding heme-binding protein, whose protein sequence is MDATRREAPATEEGWYALHDLRRIDWDAWRDAPERERERALSEGVEYLRSHEDVEDAEEGVSAVFAVTGHKADVMVLHLRPTTEHLDRAERAFERTALAGFTERATSYVSVTEVSGYVTEELSGGIENIESDGTRNYMLQRLHPSIPDAEHVCFYPMDKRRGPEHNWYDLPFDERAALISGHGDVGREYAGKVTQIITGSMGFDDYEWGVTLFADDATEFKHLLADMRFDPSSSRYAEFGPFYFGRRFAPEHLPRLFAGESLPAYGEEPSESEESAAASASAEGTEAAGTESEESGDDSGGSGGRPSSGEPPHEEATVEEFAEELRRLGVDADEHGEAGYGLVFYTEEDADTLVEEVDGLRSNFEHYDTHVLTTVRADAGRSAVVSLWKNERAANTASGFLGDLAGVEGEGIGAAVEAGDGAADAADRPDETADHGDEVGATDEDDDIRGELADLDIYAGQPHGEDVYAIVVYSEADLDDLRGEVESLRGGFDRYDTHAGTSLYEGSATDRAAVVSLWDTRDAAGTAGDYLSDLPGVVRRAGEGSHFGTMGMFYTVKPEHREDFVERFDTVGGMLAEMEGHIETDLMVNVEDENDMFIASQWNEREDAMGFFRSDAFRDTVQWGRDVLADRPRHVFLA, encoded by the coding sequence ATGGACGCGACACGGCGCGAGGCCCCGGCGACGGAGGAGGGTTGGTACGCGCTCCACGACCTGCGGCGTATCGACTGGGACGCGTGGCGCGACGCCCCCGAGCGCGAGCGCGAACGGGCGCTCTCCGAGGGCGTCGAGTACCTCCGCTCGCACGAGGACGTCGAGGACGCGGAGGAGGGCGTCTCGGCCGTCTTCGCCGTCACGGGCCACAAGGCCGACGTGATGGTGCTCCACCTGCGCCCGACGACGGAACACCTCGACCGCGCGGAGCGCGCCTTCGAGCGGACGGCGCTGGCCGGCTTCACCGAGCGCGCCACCTCCTACGTCTCCGTCACCGAGGTGTCGGGGTACGTCACCGAGGAGCTCTCCGGGGGAATCGAGAACATCGAGTCCGACGGGACGCGCAACTACATGCTCCAGCGGCTCCACCCCTCGATTCCCGACGCCGAACACGTCTGCTTCTACCCGATGGACAAGCGCCGCGGGCCGGAGCACAACTGGTACGACCTCCCGTTCGACGAGCGCGCGGCGCTCATCTCGGGCCACGGCGACGTGGGCCGGGAGTACGCCGGCAAAGTGACACAGATAATCACCGGCTCGATGGGGTTCGACGACTACGAGTGGGGCGTGACGCTGTTCGCGGACGACGCGACGGAGTTCAAACACCTGCTCGCCGACATGCGCTTCGACCCCTCGTCGTCGCGCTACGCGGAGTTCGGGCCGTTCTACTTCGGGCGGCGCTTCGCGCCCGAACACCTCCCGCGGCTGTTCGCCGGCGAGTCGCTCCCGGCCTACGGCGAGGAACCGAGTGAGAGCGAGGAATCGGCCGCGGCGAGCGCCTCCGCCGAGGGGACGGAGGCGGCCGGCACCGAGAGCGAGGAGAGCGGGGACGACTCGGGCGGCTCCGGCGGCCGTCCGAGTTCCGGCGAGCCGCCCCACGAGGAGGCCACCGTCGAGGAGTTCGCGGAGGAGCTCCGGCGGCTCGGCGTCGACGCGGACGAGCACGGCGAGGCCGGCTACGGCCTCGTGTTCTACACCGAGGAGGACGCCGACACGCTGGTCGAGGAGGTGGACGGCCTCCGCTCGAACTTCGAGCACTACGACACCCACGTGCTGACGACGGTGCGCGCGGACGCGGGCCGGTCGGCGGTCGTCTCGCTGTGGAAGAACGAGCGGGCGGCCAACACCGCCTCGGGCTTCCTCGGCGACCTCGCGGGCGTCGAGGGCGAGGGCATCGGCGCGGCGGTGGAGGCCGGCGACGGGGCGGCCGACGCGGCCGACCGCCCGGACGAGACGGCGGACCACGGCGACGAGGTCGGCGCCACCGACGAGGACGACGACATCCGGGGCGAACTCGCGGACCTCGACATCTACGCGGGCCAGCCCCACGGCGAGGACGTGTACGCCATCGTCGTCTACTCCGAGGCCGACCTCGACGACCTGCGCGGGGAGGTGGAGTCGCTGCGCGGCGGCTTCGACCGCTACGACACCCACGCCGGCACCTCGCTGTACGAGGGCTCCGCGACTGACCGCGCGGCCGTCGTCTCGCTGTGGGACACCCGCGACGCCGCGGGCACCGCGGGCGACTACCTCTCCGACCTGCCCGGCGTCGTCCGGCGGGCCGGCGAGGGGTCGCACTTCGGCACGATGGGGATGTTCTACACCGTCAAGCCCGAACACCGCGAGGACTTCGTCGAGCGGTTCGACACCGTCGGCGGGATGCTCGCGGAGATGGAGGGCCACATCGAGACGGACCTGATGGTGAACGTCGAGGACGAGAACGACATGTTCATCGCCAGCCAGTGGAACGAGCGCGAGGACGCGATGGGCTTCTTCCGGTCGGACGCGTTCCGCGACACGGTCCAGTGGGGCCGCGACGTGCTCGCCGACCGGCCGCGACACGTCTTCCTCGCCTGA